A DNA window from SAR86 cluster bacterium contains the following coding sequences:
- a CDS encoding DUF2855 family protein → MNELQTLKTDLNKTRIVSKKQGDHIGENEVLVRIEKFSFTANNVTYGVAGDAIGYWKFFPPSEDSNNEWGCIPVWGFAEVVMSNNEEIEQGERVFGYFPPANFLIVKPIKVSPQSFIDGKEHRQELPPVYNNYVRLNSEENYDASMDNIRALLFPLHITAFCLCDALEVQSYEGASQIIIVSASSKTAIGLTQGLAETDDSPKIVGLTSKNNIKFVESLDCYDEVISYDDLGRISKDLSVMVDMSGNQSVLSSVQGSLGDKMLKCLTVGMTHWDKGGSVDEALAQAELQERTEFFFAPAHIQKRIGDWGHDGYAEKTNLFMSARALQSKDWMQVKEISSLENFTSTYEEVVAGNINPNEGIIVQLTDD, encoded by the coding sequence ATGAACGAATTACAAACACTTAAAACTGACCTGAACAAAACCCGAATTGTTTCAAAAAAACAGGGCGATCATATCGGAGAAAACGAAGTTCTTGTCAGAATAGAAAAATTTTCTTTCACGGCAAATAATGTTACTTATGGTGTTGCGGGTGACGCCATTGGTTACTGGAAATTTTTTCCTCCCTCAGAGGATTCTAATAATGAATGGGGATGTATTCCTGTCTGGGGTTTTGCTGAAGTAGTTATGTCTAACAATGAAGAGATTGAACAAGGGGAAAGAGTTTTTGGTTATTTTCCACCGGCAAACTTTTTAATTGTTAAACCTATAAAAGTCTCTCCTCAGTCTTTCATTGATGGTAAAGAACATAGACAAGAACTACCTCCCGTTTATAACAATTATGTAAGACTCAATTCTGAAGAAAATTATGATGCGTCTATGGACAATATTAGAGCCTTGCTCTTCCCTCTACATATAACCGCCTTTTGTTTATGTGATGCGTTAGAAGTTCAATCTTATGAAGGCGCATCTCAAATCATAATCGTAAGTGCTTCAAGTAAGACAGCTATAGGACTAACTCAAGGATTAGCAGAAACAGACGATTCACCAAAGATAGTGGGTTTGACTTCAAAGAATAATATCAAATTTGTAGAGAGTTTAGACTGCTATGACGAAGTTATATCTTATGATGATTTAGGCCGTATAAGTAAAGATTTATCTGTTATGGTCGACATGTCAGGTAATCAATCAGTTCTCTCTTCAGTTCAAGGCTCTTTGGGAGATAAAATGCTCAAATGCCTTACAGTAGGAATGACCCATTGGGATAAAGGAGGGTCTGTAGACGAGGCACTAGCTCAAGCAGAGTTGCAAGAAAGAACTGAATTCTTTTTTGCCCCAGCTCATATTCAAAAACGCATTGGAGACTGGGGTCATGATGGCTATGCCGAAAAAACAAACTTATTCATGAGTGCCAGAGCGTTGCAAAGTAAAGATTGGATGCAGGTCAAAGAAATCTCTAGTTTAGAAAATTTTACCAGCACTTATGAAGAAGTGGTTGCAGGGAATATCAACCCAAATGAAGGGATTATCGTGCAGCTAACAGATGATTAA